From one Streptomyces sp. SCSIO 30461 genomic stretch:
- a CDS encoding relaxase/mobilization nuclease domain-containing protein — MIPSVNKSGSRTIGLLKYLYGPGKREEHIDPHLIASFDGMSPDPGRAPNATLGDLQQLLDQPVMVLPKHARPAKHVWHTSVRATANDRILSDEEWGEIARRVVAATGIDPGDGKPGCRWAAVRHADDHIHIVATLVCEDGSRPDDWRSGSRAQAECRLIEKELGLHQVAPGDGTAAQRPTSAERHKAERQGRERTAREELRETVRRAVAGAQGEEEFFERLAAAGLLIRKRAAPSGDLLGYKVALPDDLNKDGEQVYYPGARLAPDLSLPRIRERWSANPPPQGAGTQAKASGPSAARRRVASVAWQGVLVLEHADDAVAAAYIAATGEVLDALAKTSAAHTRRELREAAWAFERASRSHVRAERGHDRALRQAARDLVHSGPALGRGEDAAMTAMAIDMIFFLITAAAHWHAKKKHHQQAAAARAAAEHLRAAYHTAAAEPLRALHQRGQRLSRPLLQRQAVLLREALPGLAEEILAEPGWYALAATLTDAEAAGQDPAVLLADAAGHRELDTAESVSDVLMWRLRRAASLPADTTGHPTPSGRDVGPSLGADTERQRPRRRTR, encoded by the coding sequence ATGATCCCCAGCGTCAACAAGTCCGGCTCGCGCACCATCGGCCTGCTCAAATACCTCTACGGCCCGGGCAAACGCGAAGAACACATCGACCCGCACCTCATCGCCTCGTTCGACGGTATGTCCCCCGACCCCGGCCGCGCCCCGAACGCCACCCTGGGGGATCTCCAGCAGCTCCTCGACCAGCCCGTCATGGTACTGCCGAAGCACGCCCGTCCCGCCAAGCACGTGTGGCATACCTCCGTCCGCGCCACCGCGAACGACCGGATCCTGAGCGACGAGGAATGGGGTGAGATCGCCCGCCGGGTCGTGGCCGCGACCGGTATCGACCCCGGCGACGGCAAGCCCGGCTGCCGCTGGGCTGCCGTACGCCACGCCGATGACCACATCCACATCGTCGCCACCCTCGTCTGCGAGGACGGCAGCCGACCCGACGACTGGCGCTCCGGCAGCCGTGCCCAGGCCGAATGCCGCCTCATCGAGAAGGAACTCGGCCTGCATCAGGTCGCCCCGGGGGACGGCACTGCCGCCCAGCGGCCTACGAGCGCCGAGCGCCACAAGGCAGAGCGCCAAGGGCGGGAGCGGACCGCTCGTGAGGAACTGCGCGAGACGGTACGGCGCGCGGTTGCCGGAGCCCAGGGCGAAGAAGAGTTCTTCGAGCGGCTGGCCGCCGCCGGCCTGCTGATCCGCAAGCGGGCCGCCCCCTCCGGGGACCTGCTCGGATACAAGGTCGCCCTGCCCGATGACCTCAACAAGGATGGCGAGCAGGTGTACTACCCCGGGGCGCGCCTGGCACCGGACCTGTCGCTGCCACGGATCCGGGAACGCTGGTCCGCCAACCCCCCTCCCCAGGGCGCTGGCACGCAGGCCAAGGCCAGTGGGCCGTCCGCTGCGCGTCGCCGCGTGGCCTCTGTCGCGTGGCAGGGAGTCCTGGTCCTCGAGCACGCTGACGATGCGGTCGCCGCCGCCTACATCGCAGCGACCGGCGAGGTACTGGATGCGCTTGCGAAAACCTCCGCAGCCCATACGCGCCGGGAACTGCGTGAAGCTGCCTGGGCATTCGAGCGGGCCTCACGCTCCCACGTCCGTGCCGAGCGCGGCCATGACCGGGCCCTTCGGCAGGCCGCCCGGGACCTCGTCCACAGCGGCCCGGCCCTCGGTCGCGGAGAGGACGCCGCGATGACCGCGATGGCGATCGACATGATCTTCTTCCTCATCACCGCCGCCGCGCACTGGCACGCCAAGAAGAAACACCACCAGCAGGCAGCCGCCGCACGCGCCGCCGCCGAACATCTGCGCGCCGCCTACCACACGGCCGCCGCAGAACCCCTCCGCGCGCTCCACCAGCGCGGCCAGCGGCTGAGCCGCCCCCTGCTGCAGCGACAGGCGGTGCTGCTGCGCGAGGCACTGCCAGGACTGGCCGAGGAGATCCTCGCCGAGCCCGGTTGGTATGCCCTCGCCGCCACCCTCACCGACGCGGAAGCTGCCGGGCAGGATCCTGCGGTCTTGCTCGCCGATGCCGCCGGGCACCGTGAACTGGATACCGCCGAATCCGTCAGTGACGTCCTCATGTGGCGGCTGCGTCGAGCTGCCAGCCTTCCGGCAGATACAACTGGCCATCCCACGCCCAGCGGCAGGGATGTCGGGCCGTCGCTTGGGGCAGACACCGAGCGGCAACGCCCCCGTCGCCGGACGAGGTAG
- a CDS encoding mobilization protein: MIKSAAARCNLSVAGFLARSALAAARDLDRTRTEIADEREVITALFESRRRLGWAGSNLNQAVKALNSGADAPQLDTAIAAVRRAAESVHAATTQLIDQRTA, translated from the coding sequence GTGATCAAGTCCGCCGCCGCCCGATGCAACCTGTCCGTCGCCGGGTTCCTCGCCCGCTCCGCGCTCGCCGCCGCCCGCGATCTCGACCGCACCCGTACTGAGATCGCCGACGAACGCGAAGTGATCACTGCCCTGTTCGAGAGCCGACGCAGGCTCGGCTGGGCCGGAAGCAACCTCAACCAAGCCGTCAAGGCGCTCAACTCCGGTGCCGACGCACCCCAACTCGACACGGCCATCGCCGCCGTACGACGGGCGGCCGAGTCCGTCCACGCCGCAACCACTCAGCTCATCGACCAGCGCACCGCATGA